ttaaaaatcacCTCTGATTTGCAGAGCTTTTCAGTTGCGGGAATGAAAGCAAAActagatatatagatagatatacgATACATAAGATATAAAGTCACGATTCCTCATGAATCTCTAACACATTCGCCCTCTACTGTCTGTCTACTAATGTCTTACTCATGTCTTTCTCCtacaacatttctctgcttctgCCACGGCATTTTGCTGTGCTCCATGCACATGGAACAATTATGTTCTTGAAAATAACTGAGACTTGCAGGTTGTTCTGACTCATATACATGCCAGCAGGTGGAGTCAGGTAGTCTGATAGTCTGAGGCTAATAACAGCAGAGTGGGAGGAAGAGGTGCACAGAGGAGATGTTAAAAAGGCTATAAGGCTTACAGTATGTGTAGGAGGATGTCTGGGTCtaaaccagtgtgtgtgtgtgtgtgtgtgtgtgcgtatacaTGAGGGCTCAGTGTAAGTGTAGGCACAGTATAGTATGCTAACCCTATTCTGATAAATGTGTGGGATGTGAGGACAGCTGTGCAACCCCAGAGCCAATCTGTTCAGGACTCTCACTGTAGCCTGAGGGCCTCCTCAGTGCCTTCCTCCACCTATCTGTCTATATTTTCCATTCTCCAGCTATTCAAACACTCCTGGATtgtctgaataaaaatgtttctcttgttGTAAAGTATTTGAATGTTTAACTCGTTTGTGAGAAATTTCACAGTTCACCTTTCAAATAATAATCATggaaaaaatatcaataaagaAGTCAATTTGTTGATGTGTTGCTCCTATTTACTCAAGGAAaatattggatttaaaaaaaaaaaaaatctgatttacagCTAACTGACCAATTCGCCTGAAAAGGTAAACCTTTTTGGCGATTTTCTATAGTTTTCATACTTTGAATTCATTAAAGGTGACGTAAACAGAGCCAAATGCATAATGCCCTCCTCTGTTGAAGCTGTGAATTAGCTGCTTCGTTACAGTGCAGCAGTACAGGGAGGCCTCACGACAATCACTCTGCAGCAACACTCTAATAACCATGCTGTGCATCAACAAATAGATATTACAAAACGTGTGAAATATAGATGACACAAACACTttgcaaatgtaattttttgcatttgaacCGATAAGTGGTATAATATGCAGAGCTGGAATCAAATAAAGATtgtgtgagaggaagaagagagtgaTGCAGGATGAGTGTGTGATGGAGCCGAGCAGCAGACAGAATAAGGTGGTTTTGATCAGGAGTTTCTCTGGGATAATTGTCAGGATCTGCTGTTTGGAAGATGACTGACAAAAGGAGAACTATGACAGTGGAATTTGTTgaggaaacatgaaaatgtgtcaaacatccgtcaaacaaagaaatgcaatatTTATGGATTCTTGAAGaatctctcttctctctctcttacagacacacacacacacacacgcatgcatatTGTCAAAGTCTTCCCAGCGTCTTCTCCACAAATAATTTCCCATGTCGTCATGCATCCCCCTAATGTTTCCTCATAAAAGGATTAACATGCAAAAAAGGCTGTTTACATAACAATGACAAGAGTCTTTAAAAAGCCGCACTTCAAAACATGATTATGATAAGAATGTGAACGTCTTAACAGAGCTCCCGCACACAGGACGggatttttattcttttactaCTTGTAATGGTTTTGATGATTGAAGGACGACAGGTACAGGACAGCGCGCTGACCTCTTTCAATAACGTTCAAGGTTTgtaaacagaaaactgaaagaaaactgCCGAAATCCACTTCATAAtatgtgtaattttgttgaatgaCCTTGAATGTTTTTTCGTTATTATTATCGCTGTACATAAATCCTTACACAAGGTGAATAAAAACAAGGAATAAAAAtacccaacaacaaacaaattaattgaAATTATATGTCAGATACATGTAATCATGTGACCTGTATTAAAGTACAGTTTTAGgggaaaaggaataaaaaagaaagaaaaagggaaaattttgttattttttaaaagggAGCCTGTTGATTAATTAGAGCTGAAGTATGAGACCTCAGGGTATCTCTCACctcacctttctctctcacacacacacactcacacactcacacaaacctactaagaaaacaaaaccccaCTAATCATTTGAAGCCCGTGCTTTGTAGGTGGGGCCAAGTCATTATCAGGCCTCAGCCGTGTgggtttttgttggttttagcTTTGCATCCTCAATCAATCGCTAACAGGAAGAGCTTTAATCAGGGTTTTAATGCAGCTGTACAAGAGGTGGGCCGGCCCTTTGTCTGGGTCTGAAAGGCTGATCAGAGGGGAGTCCTCTCGCGTTTCTTTACATTCACCTGCTGGGCCCTATTGGGTccctttctgaaaaaaaaaggacaagggAAATGAATAAAGAACACAGGCAAAGTGTGGGCCTGCTCAACCAGCCTATGGGTTAATCAAGGAGCTACTTGTCATCTCCACAGAGTCTCACAGTTCTGCTGGTTAAGCTCAACCTTTCTCTTTCCCATGCCAATTCAGACACGCTGAGGAGCTGTGCTGGGACGAACAACAGCGCGACATAAAACACAACCATGAGCTAATGATATGCtactttgaaatgaatgtattAAGTGAGCGGGGAGGGTGCTGGAAAAGGATAAAGTGGGAGAGGAAAAAACTTTATAAATTGTGGAGGAACACAATTTTAAGGGGATATAATGGGcgggaaatgaaatgaagtcaaAACCAAATTCAAAAATATTGTACTGCAGAAAAAATTTCTTTTACAGAGAGTTATGCTGTTAAAAAAGACCAGGCCTGTTCAAACCTCACTAGAGGCTCCATATTGTGCTTACGTAATGACTGATGCAATCTCAGACACACTAtgtatacaaagacacacactatatatatttatataaaatacttatatgtatttatttttttgtatttagattttttttcctgatatttGGGCATTTTAATTACTCCTGCTCATATCCCAGCCATGCACTCTAACAAATTTGAGGCAAAAACAGTTCATATGCTTCCCTCAGAAATTTAACACATGCTCATTTTGCTACAGCGATGTCAGAACTCAGATCTCACCAAGACCCTGaatttgtaaattaaaaaaaaaaaaagttttatcaaGAAATTGTTATTTGCAAAGGTGCAGTGTGGCGTCATTGGCTCAGTTTCAAAACCTAGTAAATGATGCTCTTACCCCATCTAGTGAAAAGAAAGAGCAACTCACATTATCCACCAATGGGAATgattcaatgtgtgtgtgtgtgtgtgtgtgtgtgtgtgtgtgtgtgtgtgtgtgtgtgcgcacgtgtcCACATGCACATGGCATGTGGTTGTGGGCCTTTGGGGTTTCGCTTAAAAGAACCTCTAAATGTAAGTATAACACACTTTTGATGCAAGCTTgggaaaatatttataatttaattCAAAGGAACAagcatgcagaaaaaaaaacaaaacaaacgatTATATTGAATATGATTAATATCATATTCATGTCATTTCTATTACTATTACTTGTTTTTCATGAATATtccatatttaatttcatttattattttcacgTATTAATGcaattgttatttttcttctgttagTTGTGGTTGTATGTTTCATTAACATTCATTAATGGGTCACAAATCAGAATAACAATAAGTGCTGTTTCTCTAGAATAGAATAATAGAATAATTTCTGCTTGAATTTTGTATTATGaagtcaacacaaaaaaaatgtaacaataaataaattattatgcTACACCAACACCATATCACAATAACAGTTGTTTCTAACAATTACATTAATTAATGTATTCATAGATTTCCTTTTGCCATTTGTTTGCTGAATGCTGTTGCAACTGAGCGAAGCTCCAAATCAACATTTTGTATCAACATGTTTtcgcaaaaaaaataaataaatacaaataaaaataaatagctgtTCAACCTAACATTTATGACATTTCCGGGATAAAAAGAGTGCAATTTGTGGAGTACAAAGAGTGCTTTGGAATTATGCATGTACTCTACATGTCAGATTTGTCAGAGACAATGTAGACTGGTGACTAATGGCTGATCCACCTGACAGGGCTTTTTGTTGGAGTCCACATGAAGTCCACAGGAAGCCTTCAGTGCTCTCCAGCAGGGACTGATGCACTCATAAGAATGTGCTCTAACAAAAGGGATGGCAGCAAttaggaaaacaaaagaggggAGGGTGCCTGTGATTACAGCAGGAGCACTTCAGTGACCAACACCCAGCTCTTACACTGCCAATTAGAGATGCCACGAAGAGCGTCTGAAAATACCCTTCGTATGGCTAAtgtttgagaaatattttcttcagtAGGgtcttttattattgtttgataaagaatgaataaaaaacattattcatttaaaatgtgtgtgtgtgtgattgttgtaCCAAGCAAGATGTTATGTTTATGCTTATATAGAAAAACATATGGGGGGGAATAATTcgacattttttcttttgtctgttatTATATCTCCCTGTCATTAttgttggatttatttcctGGAATAAACAAGGCAAGCCAACTGTGAACCAGCCagagaagaaaactgaaaatgagcaTCATGCTAAATTCACAATGACTGCGTTCAAACGCACTTAAGCATGCTCAATTaacaaatttcaaaatgaaaaatatgcatGTGTACATACAAGCAGGTTTCATTCTATTTGTCgtaacattattttttatttttaccagaTATGTTTTAAGGCTTGTTTTGGCTGATTTGCAGTGTTTGAGTGTTGATTTTGACAAGCACTCATCTCAGAAGGTCAGCGATTCACCTGTAAATTACCCTGCCTAATTTTTGCTGTCTTTCAGGTGCAGCCTGACAGCctcttttgcattttaatgcagGCAAGCTGATTATTAAATCttagagggttttttttttgttttgtttgtttgtttgaaataaacGGTTTCAGGTTGCTGGGCAACCTGACTTGATCGAACACGGTTCCCCTCCCCCATTTTTAAGCTCATAATTCCTCATCTATATTCAGGCATCTAGTTCTTAATTAGATTAAGATGCATAACCCCCCGCTGTGAGCAAATTCAGAATGATGTACAaatctctcttgctctctcttgctctctctcttacacacacacacacacacacacacacacacacacacataccattTAGAGTGATGTGCACCACCATTAAAAATGTGGTTGATTTTAGTCGGTCTTCTAATTTCTAAACTAATTGATACATttgtagaaacagaaaaaaagacacacttGCATGCAACATTTAAAGCGTAATGTTTCGTGCAGTGCACTGGGACATTAAAGGTCATTCTAATGAAAGATCTATCAGCGGTAAAAAGAACTTgtataaatatgataaataaatgaaatatttttcaagaGGTAGAAATATGATACAGTATattacaacacaacacaacatacatATTAATATACAAACACACTTCAGCTCCTTGGTTTGAAAAAGAGCCAATAGATGTGCCATACCTCACAAACGACACACACCCATCTCACCCAAACGGCCAGACAATTTGGAAAGGTGAGGGCATTGCATGTTGATATAAAGGGTCATTTGAAAGAGTTGTTGGAGCTTTCTACTGTGAAGGATAGGGTTTTCACCAGAATGGCTGCACTTTAATACCCTTCTGTTCAtccctctctccatttctctcacAGCTATGGGGATCAGAATAATGAAGcacaatgtgtttttcactCCCAACTGATTTGAATCTTGGCAACCATTTACAAATGAGcacaaattgttttgttttcaaaataaaaagcttcCATCTAAATTCACTGAGGGagaaatcagaaatgttttttttacaccGGTTGCATTTATCTTCAAGGTAAAATTTAAATGGATCATCAAATTTCCTTCAATTCTCACTGGTCTGGCTGTGGAAGAAGTTGTATGCATATAGCAAACCAAGGACAGTTGGATTTGCCATAAAGAGCATGCCATTTTTGCTCTCCCTGGAGCTATGGCTTTGATTGAATCCTGAAATGAGTTGAAATGTCACAAATCCCTACCAATATGCTAGAAATGAAAATTGGCCTTGGGGTTTTAAGGTTCCCATTAAGGATGTGCTTAACGCATTCTGTTAAGTGTGGTTGGAGTGCatcaaaaatacaacataattACGTTGCTCTATGCACTCAAGCAAAATGTCCTTAAAATTCCTCAATACTGAAGTGCAAGAGAGCAGAGGATCAGGCCTCGACAGGACCAAAGCATGAGGACAGCCAAGAGGCAACTGGGTCCAAATTAAACCTGGCAATATTTGAGCCCAAACGGGAGCAATTACTGTGTCagactcatacacacacacacacgcacacgcacacacacacacacacacacacaaacccagagTAATTCCCGGATGTTCCTGcagaatgtaaaataaataaataaatatggcaccacacattcacatgtcTGAATTCTGGCATGACTGTAAAACTGTCTGTCATCAGCAAATTCATCTGTGAATCACAGCATATCTGGCTACTTGTACGTGGAGCTGCAGGATATGACACCTTCTGAAATGCcttgttttatgaaaaaataataaactcagCCTCTGCTTTCACAGCAGTAATGATGTGACACAGCTGTCCTCCCTCATCTCTCaggtgttttcagtgttttcaggaTTCCGCTCCATTCACATCACGTAAAGTGGGTCTGTGTTCCTCATCTGGTTCAGTGCTGTACAGCCGGGGAGCTGCCCGGCACATGGCGGCAGTATGCAAATGGCTCTGGATTTGAATGGAGACGGAGGTAGACACAAAGCTCAAttagggacagagagagagagccggCGGGGGAGGGGCAGGAAAAGCCTGGGCTGCTTAAAGCTAACCTGAGCAAACCAAAGTGATTTCTGCATTCTTTGGGCAGGAGGCGGACGTCTGGACAGCTCAGCTCTGCGGTGTGTTTTGGTCACACCGTGCAGTTCATGTGTCACCAATGTCGGCGAAACAAAAAGGCATCCTTTGTCGAAAGATAGGCACTCGTGTCCTGCAGCGGGAAACATGGAAGGGGAAGGGCGGCCATTTTGTTCCTGGGTGTTAGTCGAtgcccagcagcagcacataGCCTGACCCAGCGCCTGAAAGAGTGTCCTTGGAGGAGTCTTTTGACAACAGAGCTGCCACCCTTGGTTGCCACAGCAACCACAGTGCAACTGAagatggggtggggggcaatTGAGCAGGATGAAGGGCAAAGTAATTAATATGCACATATAGGAGGTTTGAATGAGaatttaattgtatttgttGGTGTGTGAAGCTGAAATGGATTGGAGcgctgcagcaaaaaaaacGAGACAATATCAGAGAAtggggaggtggtgggggggattAAGTGAGCTCATTGGTCACAGACATCATTTGCATCATTGTCAAGGTTATTTCCAAACTCCTTCCCTTCATCGAAGAAAGTGAGTTCATAGCTGGGGAGGTGGGCCACAGAGTGGAGATTATCCTCCTCCAGCTTTACCTCCTCAGcgttatcatcatcatgaatAGTTTACAAAGCTGTGTACAGCCAAGGTGATGCTTCACACAGCATAAACCTGACCGTCAGCGGTGGAAAATGGAGCTGAGGAACTGCAGTCGTTTCACTGTGCCCAGAGAGATTTCACGTGCAGTCGAAATATAACAGACAGGAGCGCAAAACTCACTCAAGGAGGATGAAACTAACTCGATCAGGGAGGCTCGCTGCTCCACTGGCCTGGTGTCGCCACAAAGTCAGGTCTGATTTCCCATAAAACACTGCCTGTTAGATTACATAGGTATAATCTTTACTCACAGCGGCACATCTGCCTGACCCTACAGTTTGTGcttctcttcacacacacacacacacacacacacacacacacacacacacacacacacacacacacacacacacacacacacacacacacacacacacacacacacacacacacacacacacaccgtgagAGTTTTACTTGCTGCCTCATTGTCAGCTGCATCCATCCATTTCCTTACAGCCACAAATCTCAATGTAAAAATCACACCAGTGTTAAAAATGTATACGTACTTGCAGAAATTATGCGAAATGGGAGAGGAGGCTGTGTTTGGGTTAGACTGACAACACAGACGCAGACGTGATCAcccacgcacgcacgcacacattaCACGCCCTATCAGCGCGCGCACATACAGTAAACGTTGCCATGGTCTCATCAATAATGCATCGGGCTTCATGTTTATGCAATTTACAGGGCAAGACCGAGCGATGGATACTGAGGCTGCACCCTCACTGAATCTACAGCATCACACAtcccatcacagacacacacacacacaagttcacaTCTCCTCCGCCTGCAGAGGAGCAGATGAAGATAATAAAACAGTCTGCAGCACATACCTGTTAAAGCATTATTTCTTTGATTCCTGTATACGCGGGCTTGTAGGGCTTCGTGATAACACCGCGCCAAGGAAATAAAACTGTAGCCGTGGTGATATGCAAATTAACGGCTCCTGCCGAATGAACGGccatttattattcataaatTACTCATGTTTATGCAAATGACGGTATACGGAAACACCGGTGGGGGGTTGAGTGGCTCCCTCTAAACACACTGTGTGATTCAATTTCTCTTGTGTTGCTCCATCTAAAATGATCCAGATCCGAGCATTTGACCTGCCAGCTCTGTTATtcgtaccccccccccccaaaaaaaaacaacaacaaacaaacaaacaaaaaaaacccataaaacaaacaaacagaaaaccgCAATTAACTCACTAGCTAGTTACAAGGAAAACCCTGATATGTTATTCTAGTCAGTGGACAGAAGGTTTGACACTCCAATCTAAGCCTTAATTTATTGACAAACTTCTTTggcaatatatttattaatatatttgtttttcagagttgTTGGCAATCGCTTGTTGGCATGCAAAGTCTATCTAAATACCTAGAGGCTGAGAGACCTTCTGCGCGTGAGACTACAGATATCTAAGcttaatatatattttgttacattttgcccaaaaatacagatacacacatttacacatgtatctgtgtgtgtaagagagagagagagagagagagagagagagagagagagagagagagagagagagagagagagagagagagagagagagagagagagagagagagagagagagagagagagagacagggagccCCACTGAGTTTTTCTTTGCGCAGTGTGGGTGACATTACGGTACTCATCAGAAGGGGGCGGCGTTGACGTAAAAAAGTGGCGACGAGCAGCAAGAGTTGTGAAGAAGAGCGGACTTTGTTGTGGTTCTGGGTTAGATGGTCTTTTCTGTATACCTTGCTACCTCATAAATCGGCTAACTCACATTCGTGGACGAACTGATACACGTTTTagtcacaaaaaataaaaacagaaataaaagctaCTCGATGCTTTCGCGAATCCGCCACAAACAAAGTCTCTGTCTGGGTCACCgtccgtgtgtgtctgcctgttttCGGAAAGTTTACCCCGGTCATGTTTCACAACAGCTCCCAGAGAAAGTACTGGATCTTTGCCAGTGAAGACGAGCTGGAGCACATGAGATACAAGGCCAACCAGAAGTTCCGCAATAAGATACTGGAGAGCGGGAAAGTAAGGAGCAACATTAAAACCACGACTAACAGAGACAACAGGTCGGTGTGTGACGCTCACctcatgctgctgttgtgtgtctgtgtgtcccagGCCGGTCTGAGTGAGTCCATGTTCCTGGAGCGTCATGAGGAAGACGTCTTGTTCAGGCACTACGAGAGGAGGCTCATAGATTTCTGCAGTGCCTTTAAGCCGGCAATGCCCAAGTCTGTGGTGGTAAGTAGAGCAGTGTGATCCTTCTGCTCACCTCCATCATTACAGCCTGAAGGTGTGTggctaatgtgtgtgtgtgtgcacgcgcagGGAACAGCCATCATGTACCTGAGAAGATTCTACCTGAACAACTCCATCATGGAGTACCACCCCCGGATCATCATGTGAGTAAAGGGCTGATTGCAGAAGTCTTTATTTAGAGCCACGTCcagccagtcccagctgacattggacgagggtggggtacaccctggacagtttaCCGGTCTGTCACAGACTTAGAGAATCTAACAGCCATTCACATTCACTCTCAGGCAGACAGTTCATTTAGATTCGCCAATGAGGACACAAGGAGAGCATGCAAACActacatagaaaggccccaggtccagTGGAGTGTTTTTAGTTCATTCTCACCCATCAACCCCTCAAATATCAGTGATTAATAATGTTCGTTTGTCTGGCTAAATGAAAAGGGATTGTTAAGAGAAGACTATATTTGCCTTTGTGTGAGATATGGACCAAGCTTGTGTGGCTTTCTTCTCAGCAGTCTACTGAACCTATTTTAAAGACATCTTCTTGTTTCAGGCTCACTTGTGCATACCTGTCCTGTAAAGTGGATGAGTTCAACGTGTCCAGTACACAGTTTGTGGGCAACCTTCTGCAGGAGACCCCAGCTGGACAGGAAAGGGTTCTGGAGCAAATCCTGGAGTATGAGCTCCTGCTGATCCAACAGCTCAATTTCCACCTGGTGGTCCACAACCCCTACAGACCCATGGAGGGCCTGCTCATCGACCTGAAGGTGCACAGACTCCGGAAAGCATCACTGCACTGCAGTACTAATCTAAGTCACTCAGAAGCTAAAAGCATTTGAATTTCATCCCTTAGACCAGATACCCCACGCTGGATAACCCAGAGTCACTGAGGAAGAATGCCGACGACTTTCTGACGCAGACAGCCATGACGGACGCAGGGCTGCTTTTTCCACCTTCACAGATCGCTCTGACAGCTGTTCTCAACAGTTCATCCAGAGCTGGGCTCAACATGGAGAGGTGGGTCATTAGTGCTCAAATGAAAGCATGTCACGATAATCAGGTGGGCTTTTAAATCCTGTTACATCTTTCAAAACCAAAGATCAAATGGGAATTTAGAGCCTTCTATACTTTCAGAGTCAGATATATTgcataactaaaaaaaaaaaaggcagattcacacacaataaaatattacttggatttttttccttaacTACGTTTGGTTTGGTATTTCTCTGAATTTGTTCTCTGCCTTTTACTAATTGGAATTATTGACTGATTcgtcattcatattttttttttatataaaataaccATTTTTCTAGCTACCTGACTGAGTGCTTGGGACTGAGGGAGGACAAAGAAACTCTGTCAAAGATGTACGACTCAATGAGACGTGAGTAAACCGAAGGTTCAGTCTGACACCACACGGTGGGGATATTGAGCTCAATTTTACACTTCAATGCTCTGTGGTCCACAGTGAAGgtcttgtgatttttttttttttccttctccatccAGGGATGAAAACCCTCTTGAAGAAGTATGAAATTCCCAAACCAGAGGAGGTGAATGTTTACAAACAGAGGCTGGAGAGGATTCACGCTGAATTTGCCAGTTCAAACAAGTAAGGAAAGGAAGCAACCTGCTCGTTGTTTTACAGAGTACTTAAGATTCCATAAATACAGGGCACAAAATAATGTGCTGTCATATTAAATGAAGCTCGAAACCACAAAGTCCTCATCACCCTCAGTCCTGTATAGACCTCTGAAATGATGGGATTGTTAGTGGTGTAATTTCAGTGTGATACTAGTTTTACTGTgtagcatttttttaattagagaTTTAATTTCTATAACCCACCCACAAGTGAACAACTCAAGGTGTCCACAGTTATAAGTagcaacagttttattttagccAGGTAGTCGTATCTAAGATGCAAAAGGTTCAAGGTACAGTATcaggtagaaaaataaaaaggaacacatCAGCTGTatgaaatacagaaaagaaatacaacagCACGCCACCTACATCATCCATACCGTGAAGCAGAGCTGATACTGGTATCACCGATGAGGAGACTTTTAGGCTCGTTTGTTATCACACATCAGTTGCCGGTTTGTCTATTAACACTTGGTGAGGTTGGTGAGGTCCGTGGTATCTTAAGTGCAGCTACAGGAAACAGTCTGGTAAACTCTTGAGCTATGTCAGGCACAGATTCAGAAGGTTGCAGCTGCTTGAATGATCAGGAGGCATGCGAGGCCAACCTTTACGCCTTAGAAGTTGATCAATCCGTGCATGGCATGACCCAACTTCTCACGATGAATCTATATGAAAACAGTCAGCGTGGAGGTGTAGCGAGAACACCACCTGTGATGGCAGGAAACCAGGAGAGACTGCAGAATGCATGAAAGCTTTTAATCACATCCCCGAGGCAGTAGAGGGAGTTCAGGTGATGGCTGTTAGAGCAGCATATATGTAGGCCCACACACTATAGCAGGATCCATTCAAGGCTAACACATGCACAGGAAAGGTTACAGATAACTCCTACAAACTCGTACACTAACCCTCAGTTCTGTTCAGCTATGTCGTACACAAACACCTTTTACTTCTATACAAGCCTAAGTTTATATCACCAAACAAGGCAGCATATAAAAACGAGTGGTTTCAGTGCTGCATGGTAGTTCATACACAAAGATGGTGGACATGGTTTGAAAGAAGAGCTCATCACAAACTTGGGTGAGGTGGTGAAAAGAGGGAGTTAAGGCTTGTGTCTTCTTGGAGAGGTGCTATGTTTAAATTCCCTGATGATGGCAGAAAAAGCTACTTCAGTGCTTTGGATTGCCGGCTCTCTGACGTCCTTACAAGAAAGCAGTGGCTGATCAGTGTCCCCATCCACTACTGGCTAAACTTCTGAGGGAGGGGCAGGCGTACCAGGTTAAAAGATGATCAGATTTCTCTGCAGTTGGCTGTATCTCAGGTCCATCCTCATAGAAATCGTCTGTTATGTGACAAGGCTTTTTGTCAATGTGTGATCAGTTCAACATGCTGTTGGTGTCTGGAGAATTTTGGGAAGGGCTTTGGAAGGACAGTATTCAGATAAGCAGCAAGTGGTTTCCCATGAAGAACTGCCATATTGCGTTTGAACTGCCAGGAATCTAGGCCACATGCTTATAAATACAAACTGACTTTAGTCTTCAGTTGTGCACCTCATGGGATGAGGCCTCACtttggctggctggctggctggctggcgGTTTGACTACCGCACATCGATTCTCAGGTGGAAATCCGTTAAACTCACATTACCTGGATGGCAGCAGCCAGTGACATGATGGTGCACTCTGTCCTGTAAGATAAAGTGCAGTCGTTTGTGAAAGGCACATGTTCATCACTCAGCTTTGGCGTAGCTTTGAATCAGTGCATGTATTATTATTCCCACATGGTGGAAACTAGTctaaatt
The nucleotide sequence above comes from Echeneis naucrates chromosome 9, fEcheNa1.1, whole genome shotgun sequence. Encoded proteins:
- the ccnh gene encoding cyclin-H, translated to MFHNSSQRKYWIFASEDELEHMRYKANQKFRNKILESGKAGLSESMFLERHEEDVLFRHYERRLIDFCSAFKPAMPKSVVGTAIMYLRRFYLNNSIMEYHPRIIMLTCAYLSCKVDEFNVSSTQFVGNLLQETPAGQERVLEQILEYELLLIQQLNFHLVVHNPYRPMEGLLIDLKTRYPTLDNPESLRKNADDFLTQTAMTDAGLLFPPSQIALTAVLNSSSRAGLNMESYLTECLGLREDKETLSKMYDSMRRMKTLLKKYEIPKPEEVNVYKQRLERIHAEFASSNNKRKRGYEEDGHVAKEPRMAEEEWTDEDLI